The region CTGTAGACCGGAATGCCCCGCTCCCGCAGACGCTGGGCGTAATAGCCTGTCTTTTTCAGGCTGCACACTTCCGGCTGAAAGCGGGAAGCATCCAGATGAGTAACCAGTTGAAACAGGAAGTTTTCAGTTCCGCCAATATGGGAAGAGGTAATCACGAAGAGAATGCGCATGGTTTTAGAAGGGAATAGGCCATGGCCTCATCTTCTCCGGTTACCCGGTCATCGATGAACATCCGGTGCCACAGCTCCAGCACCAGCAGGGCCCAGAGGCGGTAGCTGTGGTCCTTTGTCCCGCTGACGTGGCTGTCCAGAAGGTGCCTGACGGCCTTGCGGTCGAAGTAGCCGCGCTGAATACATCGCGGGTCCAGGAGAAGATCATAGGCCATCTCCCGCAGGTCCTTCCGGAGCCACTGGTCAACCGGCACTCCGAATCCCATTTTGGGGCGATATAGAATCTCTCGGGGAAGAAGTCCGCGAAAGGCTTTCTTCAGCAGAAACTTGGTCTGCAACCCTCGCAGTTTCAGGTTGATTGGCAGGGAAGCGGCAAACTCGATCAGCTTGTGGTCCAAAAACGGGGACCGGGCTTCCAGAGAATTAGCCATGGTAGCCACATCCACCTTGACCATCAGATCATCCGGCAGGTAGGAGTGCATATCGAGGTACAGGGTCCGGTCAAGATGGGTATTTCCCCGCGCCTGGCGGTACAGCCTGGCCAGGAGGTCTATCGAGTCCAGATTTCGAAAGCGATCCCGCCAGTCCTCCGAGTACAGGAGCTCCTTCCCCTCATTGTCGAAGTAGCAGATCCAGCGGGCATATCGGCGCTCAGGAGCATCGCCTGCGGCAGCCAGAAACCGCTTCAGCCTGCGGGTAAAGCTCTTGTACCTGGTCCCTCCGGGCAAAATCCTGGCCAGTTGAGGACAGGATTTGCGGGAAATGAACCGGGGGAAAAAGTCCATAGGGGCAGCCATGCGCTCGGCCAGATGGCGCTCATACCCGGCAAAAGACTCGTCTCCACCATCACCGTTCAGGACAACCGCTACCTTCTGACGGGTAAACCGGGCCAGGTAAAACGTGGGAATGGCCGAGGAATCGGCAAAGGGTTCATTGTAATACCAGATCAATCTGGGCAGAATCTCTATCGCTTTTGGCCGGACGATGAATTCCTGATGGTTTGTCTGATACTGCCGGGCAATCCGCCGGGCATAAGGCAGTTCATCATAAGCCTGCTCGCTGAATCCGATGGAAAAGGTCTGGACCGGCTGGTGAAGCAGGTGGCACATTACGGCCACCGTGGCACTGGAATCAAGGCCGCCACTCAGAAAAGCGCCCAGCGGCACATCACTCCGGAGCCTGATCCGCACCGCCTCCTTGAAAACCTCCAGGAACTGCTCCTCATAAGCCTGCTGGGTCGGCAAAACCAGTTTCTGCTGATAATCAAGGTCCCAGTAGCGGCGGACCTTCACATCCCCCCTCTGCACGGTCAGGATATGACCGGGCGGCAGTTTGGCAATGCCCCGGAAAATGGACCGGGGGGCCGGAACATATCCATAGGTCAAAAAGTGATGAATGGATTCAAGGTCCACCTCCCGTGGAATATCCGTATCCTGAAGAATGGATTTTATTTCCGAAGCAAAGAGGATTCTCTCATTGGTCAGGGAAAAAAAGAGGGGTTTTTTCCCTACTCTGTCCCTGGCCAGCAGGAGGCGCTGCTCGCGGCTGTCCCAGATGGCAAAGGCAAACATGCCCCGCAGGCGGCAGACGCAATCCACCCCAAATTCCTCGTAGAGGTGCAGGATGACTTCGGTATCCGTGGCTGACCGGAACCTGTGGTCCAGATGTTCCATGTCCTCCCGAAGTTCCCGGTAGTTGTAGATTTCGCCATTGAAGACGATCCAGCAGGACCGATCCTCATTGGCCATGGGCTGATGACCGGCGGGACCAAGGCCAATGATGCTGAGCCTTCGGTGCCCCAGGCCGGCATTACCCTGCACCCATACTCCCTCGTCGTCAGGCCCCCGGTGCTGCAGAATCCGGGTCATGCGACCGATAAGGTGAGGATCTGCCTGCTTGTGGTGATCAAAGTTTATTTGTCCGCAAATGCCGCACATGTGGCTTGGGGTCGGACCAAAGCATCATATTGTTTTATTTATGATAGACATCCTAAAAGTAGGTGTTTTCATGTCTTAGAAGGCCATTTTGGGGGACAAAATCATTACTGTAAGGTCTCTGTGGTTCCCGAAGCTCATACCCATCATTTGTCTCTCCCAGTGCGCCCTGCGGCCTTAATCCAGGCTTTGTCTGTATTTGTTCCTTCATTTTCTTAGAAGGTGAAATTTTAACCCAAAATTGCCCTTCTAAGGCCAGAATTGAATGGCTATTTTGGGATTACCTATTTTAATACCATATACTTACCGTGGTCCGACCCCGCAGCCAAGCAGCCATCCGGGCACCGGCTTTTTCCGAGGAATAGCAATCGACAGCACGCGCGCGGGCAGCCTGGCCCATCCGCTCCCGCAGCTCCCGGTCATGGATCAGAGTTAAAAGCCGTGATCGCCACTCATCCTGAGTCTTGACCACAAATCCTACAACGCCATCGATGATAATCTCCCGGTTTGCTCCCACATCAGAGCAAATGACCGGTATTCCCACAGCCAGGTATTGAAGAAGCTTGATGCTGAACTTTCCCCTGGCCCAGGGCGAATCCTGGAGAGGGCAAAGGGCGATATCCATCTGCTGCAGGGCATCTATCTCCCTGTCCTGCTGCCAGGGCAGGTAATGGACACCGATCCTCTGTATTTCCGCTGGCGGCGGGGAGCCGGACTGGATAAGAATCTCGATCCCGGTATCCACGGTATCCTGCTTTATTTCGCCGAGCACCCCTGCAAGTTGAACCAGGTCCGGATAATTCCAGGGACCGCCTGCCCAGCCTACGGTTATCTTCTCCTTCTGCCCGGTTCCCCTGTCTTTCTGCCGGTCCACGCTATTTTCCCGCCTGTCCGCACTGGCCGGGACAAAACGATGAGTATCAATTGACAGGGGAAAAAGAGAAACCGAAAAGTTGAACCGCCTGGCGTATTCTGCCAGGTACTCGTGAGAGACGATCACCCGGTCAGCCATCCGGATGATTTCCCGGATCTTGTGCTCTATGGGCTTGCCCAGATGAGTTCTGGCCAGCCAGAGAGCATCGTCGAAATAAAAGATCATGCACCGGGAACGGGCCCGGAACAATCTTTCCAGCCAGGCGGTAGTATGGTTTTCGTCAAGATCACGATGGACAAAAACGATATCGTACCGGCCAGCCCTCCACAGGTCGAAAAATCGCACCAGCAGCGAGAACGGATAGCAGATCAGGCAATAGACCGCGATCCGGAAAACCCGGTAATTCAGGCACGGCAGATTGATCAGGCCATACTTTGGCGGCCTCCGATGGGCAATGGCACAGCGGATGCCCGTGCGCTCAAGATACGGAATGAGCGAACAGACAGCAAACCGTGCGGAAGGGCTGTCCTTCCCCTCGGTCAGAAATAAGATGGATGGAGATTTCAAGGGTAGTGGTCAGGGTACAGACGTTCTCCATCTTGTATAGGGGCCTCCCTTACTCTCCTCTTCCTAGAGGGGGGAGAGCTTTCCCTCCACTCCCCCCCTTGAGGGGGGAGGCTGGGTGTGGGGGTGATGGTTATTACCACCCTCCCCATCGAAAAACAGGGAGCCCCTCTGACAAGAAAATGGGGAACATCTGGTTAGTCTGAGCTGTGATTGGCAGTTAGCGGGCTGTTGCCAGTATTTATATGGTCAGTAGTTCGTCCTTTGAATTACCAGGTTTTTACTTCCTTCATTCTTCTCCAAGAGATTCCAGGTCTGCGAGGTCTCTCTTTCTTCCTGTCTCCCGCTTGTTTAAAACGAGCTGCTCACGCCCAATATAATGAACTGGAATATCCCCATACTTTCCTTCTACCCGTCCAGCAAGGGCGTACTCCCATGATACCCCAGTAAGAGAAGTTATAATATCTACTCGGACCGGAGGGACCCCAAGCTGAACAACCTTGTCCGGGCTTTCAAAGTCTGATGGCGTTAATCCGATAGACCCGAAACCAAATTCATCAAGAGCTGCCAGAACTCGCTGAGCATTCACTGCATCAGGCTGAACAAGGATATCCAAATCACCGGTATAGCGCGGGACTCCATGAAAGGCTAAGGCATAACCTCCCACGATCATGTACTCAACGTGGTGTTCGTTGAATAACGCGAGCAGTTCTTTGAAGTCCGGGTAAATTTCCATGACGTTGCCTTCGTAAATAGTCTACCGCTGCCACCCGTTCTTCGGGTGTTTTACTGAGCCAGTAGGCTAAATCCTCCTTCGCGGAGGAAGAATCTTTCAGGCTCATTTTCTTTACAACTTTCTGGATCATAGTTTTGGGATCCGGATCTCCGGGTCGGACCAAGAGAACATATTGTTTTATTTACGATAGATGTTCCAATAATAGGTATTTTCATGTCTTAGAAGGCTATTTTGGGGGGTAAAATCGCTGCTGTAAGAAATCTGCTGAGGTTCCCGAAGCTCATAGCCATCATTTGTCTCTCTCGAAGTGCGCCCAGCGGCCTTAGTTCCAAGCTTTGCCTGCACATCCTCCACAAACTGCCTGCTGCCAACGGCGAGGCTGTCCGTCCATTTACTTTCCCGCGTTATCTGCCCGGCTGAGAGAGCATAGTCAACCTGGCTGCGATACAGCTCCTTCAGCTCATCCCTGCTTCCACAGTTGAGCAAACCCATTAAGCACTGGCAATCTATCAGTGTTATACCTTTGTCGAGGACTCTGTATCTCACTGTATCCGCTGAAGGGCCATTCTGAAGGGTGCCTGACGACGCCAGCTCTTACCATATTCATAGCAATATAGATCATGCAGTGCAGGAGGTGAGTATCACACTCTATGGCTGTCGCATGGTAGCGATCCTCCCAGTATGCCCCTTTACGATCTTTCCTTTGATTATACTCCTGGGCCGTCCGCCCGGCTATGAGCTGCATCGTTTTGGGTATTGCCTCACGGCAGCCGCCATCCATCACCAGCAGGTGGATGTGATTGGAGGTCACTATGTAGTTCAATATCTGGACTCCATAGCGCTTTTTTGACTCAAACAGCCACTTGAGCCAACTTCGCCGATCGTGAGCAAACTTTAGCAGGAACTCTCTCTCATGGCACCTGTGGGTAATATGCCAGATATAACCTGGCAGATAATGCCTGTTTGCTCTTGGCATTCTTCACATCCCACCCTCTCTCTTCCTTCATTTTTCTTAGAAGGTTGATTTTTAACTCAAAATTGCCATTCTAAGGCCAAAACTGAGTGTCTATTTTGGGATTATCTATTTTAATACCATATACTTACCGTGGTCCGACCCGGTAGTCCGGTAGTCGGGTAAATTATAGCATCCCAGATAAAAATGAGCAACTTCACCACACTGGATTCAGGTTCATAATATATTAGCCATCAGATTTATTCTTTATCGCCGCCTCACTTCTCCAGCACGAAATTCCCCAGAAACAGCGCATCCAGGCCGGTATCGAAAAAGCAGCGTATTGCTTCTCTCGGATGATTAATGATCGGCTCTCCCTTGATATTGAAGGAGGTGTTGAGGAGGATATATTCACCAGTGAGTTTGCCAAACTCGTGGATCAATTCCCAGTACAGGGGGTTTGCTTCCTTTCGCACCATCTGGGGCCGGACCGTGCCGTCGACATGGACCACAGCCGGGATACGGTCTCTTTTTTCCGGTTTGACATCAAACGAGGTGATCATGAAGTATTCGTCCCGAAAGTCTTGCAGGTATTCTCCCGCCTTTTCCCAGAGGAGGGAGGGACAGAAGGGGCGAAAGCTCTCCCGAAACTTTACCCGCTGGTTGATGATATCTTTATTTTCGGCCTTTAAGGGGCTCATCAGGATGGATCGGTTCCCCAGCGCACGCGGGCCGCTCTCCATCCTGCCCTGAAACCAGCCGATGATCTTGTTCTCGGCCAGAAGGCTTGCGGCCACCTGGCCCGGGTCTTTCACGAAGGTGTAATTGAGCTTTCGCTCTTTCAGGAGCTGTTCGATTTCCTGGTTGGAAAATTCCGGTCCGAAGGAGAGGCGGTCGAAACTTGTTCCCTGAAATTCCCGGTATTGATAATATACATACAGTGCCGCGCCCAGGGCGAGCCCTGAATCACCACAGTTGGGAAAGATGTGCTGCTCCTCGATCAGGTCTGCCCGTTCGTTCCAGATCCGCTGATTCAGCTTGACATTCAGGAACACCCCGCCGGAGAAGGCCAGCCGCCTGCACTGCTCTTTTTCCGCCCAGCCGAAAATGTACTGCTTCAGGCAATCCTCGAGCTTATATTGGGCTTCGGCAGCGATGTTTTCCCGGCCAAATCCTGCCGCCAGGCGCTCAACTTCGTAGGCTTCGTCGAAATGAAACTGCGTGGAGCCGTTTTCAACCCAATAGTAGGCCGGACCAAGCCTGGTGGGCCGGATCAGGCTGGTTCCCCGGAATTGCGGGAAAAGCCAGTCCAGAGCACCGGCACACCGCGAGCGATCCCCATAGGGGGCCAGACCCATGGTCTTTCCTTCACCGTCTCCGTGCCACCAGTGGAGGGCCTCGGTCACGATGCTGTAGGCCCAGCCTATGGATGCCTCCCGGTAGAGCTGCTCCAGGGGCATTATTCTGTTTCCCTCACCCAGCCAGACCGCGGTCGAAACCTCATCCCCCGCGCCATCCACGGTGAAGATCAGGCATTTTGTGTTCGCTGGCCGGGTAAAGTAGGCTGAGGCTGCATGGGCCAGGTGATGTTCGACGTTGATCAGCTTTCCCTCATTCCAGAGCCTGAAGTCCGGAAAATAGAGAGGAACCTGAAGGCATTCGGAAGGAATGCCAAAGCCCAGAAAATCCATCACCATATGCCGCAGGGGGGAGCTTTTATCGATTCCCAGCACCACCCGAAGGTCTTTCGGGGTCCTTTTCCAGGGGAAGGCGATATAATCCACCTCATTGATATTTTTGAGACCGGCTGCCGACAGGCAATAGCTCATGGCCTGCGTTGGCACATGGTTACAATGCTTGAGCCGGGTAAATCTTTCCTCAGCCGCATCAGCCAGAATTTCTCCATCCCGTAGTATAGCCGCGCTGGAATCGTGACCGCAATGAATGCCAAGGACGATCATTGGCCTTCCTCCCTTCCTTTGTGGTTATATCGATTGACTACATCCTGATATATCCGGAGCAGATTATCAGCCACCGCTTCAGGGTTATTGATCCGTTGCGCCGTGGTCCTGGCTGCCTGGGAAAGCCGGGCAACCAGGTTATCATCGGTCAATACCTGCTCCAGTGATTCGGCCAGAACCGCAGCATCTCCCCGGGGAAACATCAGGCAGGTTTTATCATGCTCAGCCAGGGAAAAAAGCCCTCCGACAAACGGGGCCACGACCGGGGTTCCCACCAGCATGGCCTCCTGCAGGCTGTTTGAGCTGTTTTCAAGATGAGAGGCTATGGCCAGAACCCGGACCATCGATAATACTTCAGCCAGTTGTCCTGCATCCTTGAAGCCGCAAAAAAGGACTTTATCCTGCAAGCCCAGTTGCTGTACTTTTCTTCTTAAAAAAGCTCCATAACCCTTGTGCGGAAAAGATCCATAGATGGAAAGGGTAACTTCAGGAATTTTCCGGCTGAGCAGGGAAACCGCCTCCACAAGGCAATCGACCCCTTTATATGCAGAGCAGGAGGAAACACAGGCAATGGTTGCTGGCCGTGCCGACTCAAGCGACCACTCCACCTCGGAGAATTCTTTTCTCATCACCTCATGGCTTTGATAATAGACATATTCACCATTTCCAGCCAGGCTCATTAAGTGGCTTTTATCCCAGAGAGTCCGACCGATAAAGAAGCGGTTCATACGGAATATCCTGCGCTCGGTTTTAGTCTTCCTTTTCACTATCAGGTAGGATTTCATGATTCCCGGCGAGCGGAGGATATCCTTCCAGCCCATGCTGCCGAAATACACCTTAACCAGGGCGGACAGGATACCCTGAAGGGAAACCACTACGGGTTTATCAACCAGCCCGGCGATGAGCCCGTAGAACTCTTCAGTCCCATGCACATGGATAAGATCGGGATTGAACTCCTCGACGACCCCCAGACAGTCAGTCAGTTCTTTCCCGTACGATTGCAGATACTCGCAGATCCTCGATTTGGGAAAACAGAAGTAGGTGACCCCATCGAAATCGAATCTCCGGGATTCTGAAATCCCTGCAATGGCACAGGCAATACCAAGATGATTCTCCGTGCCTGGCCGGAATTCCGGAAAGTTGATCAGGGCCTCCTTTAAAGCAGGCATCCAGCAGCCCATGTAATCTCCCGCAAGCCCCAGGTGCCGGACCATCTCCGGGAACGGGGTGTTAACGA is a window of bacterium DNA encoding:
- a CDS encoding glycosyltransferase family 4 protein gives rise to the protein MRILWLVNTPFPEMVRHLGLAGDYMGCWMPALKEALINFPEFRPGTENHLGIACAIAGISESRRFDFDGVTYFCFPKSRICEYLQSYGKELTDCLGVVEEFNPDLIHVHGTEEFYGLIAGLVDKPVVVSLQGILSALVKVYFGSMGWKDILRSPGIMKSYLIVKRKTKTERRIFRMNRFFIGRTLWDKSHLMSLAGNGEYVYYQSHEVMRKEFSEVEWSLESARPATIACVSSCSAYKGVDCLVEAVSLLSRKIPEVTLSIYGSFPHKGYGAFLRRKVQQLGLQDKVLFCGFKDAGQLAEVLSMVRVLAIASHLENSSNSLQEAMLVGTPVVAPFVGGLFSLAEHDKTCLMFPRGDAAVLAESLEQVLTDDNLVARLSQAARTTAQRINNPEAVADNLLRIYQDVVNRYNHKGREEGQ
- a CDS encoding glycosyltransferase; translated protein: MKSPSILFLTEGKDSPSARFAVCSLIPYLERTGIRCAIAHRRPPKYGLINLPCLNYRVFRIAVYCLICYPFSLLVRFFDLWRAGRYDIVFVHRDLDENHTTAWLERLFRARSRCMIFYFDDALWLARTHLGKPIEHKIREIIRMADRVIVSHEYLAEYARRFNFSVSLFPLSIDTHRFVPASADRRENSVDRQKDRGTGQKEKITVGWAGGPWNYPDLVQLAGVLGEIKQDTVDTGIEILIQSGSPPPAEIQRIGVHYLPWQQDREIDALQQMDIALCPLQDSPWARGKFSIKLLQYLAVGIPVICSDVGANREIIIDGVVGFVVKTQDEWRSRLLTLIHDRELRERMGQAARARAVDCYSSEKAGARMAAWLRGRTTVSIWY
- the asnB gene encoding asparagine synthase (glutamine-hydrolyzing); this translates as MCGICGQINFDHHKQADPHLIGRMTRILQHRGPDDEGVWVQGNAGLGHRRLSIIGLGPAGHQPMANEDRSCWIVFNGEIYNYRELREDMEHLDHRFRSATDTEVILHLYEEFGVDCVCRLRGMFAFAIWDSREQRLLLARDRVGKKPLFFSLTNERILFASEIKSILQDTDIPREVDLESIHHFLTYGYVPAPRSIFRGIAKLPPGHILTVQRGDVKVRRYWDLDYQQKLVLPTQQAYEEQFLEVFKEAVRIRLRSDVPLGAFLSGGLDSSATVAVMCHLLHQPVQTFSIGFSEQAYDELPYARRIARQYQTNHQEFIVRPKAIEILPRLIWYYNEPFADSSAIPTFYLARFTRQKVAVVLNGDGGDESFAGYERHLAERMAAPMDFFPRFISRKSCPQLARILPGGTRYKSFTRRLKRFLAAAGDAPERRYARWICYFDNEGKELLYSEDWRDRFRNLDSIDLLARLYRQARGNTHLDRTLYLDMHSYLPDDLMVKVDVATMANSLEARSPFLDHKLIEFAASLPINLKLRGLQTKFLLKKAFRGLLPREILYRPKMGFGVPVDQWLRKDLREMAYDLLLDPRCIQRGYFDRKAVRHLLDSHVSGTKDHSYRLWALLVLELWHRMFIDDRVTGEDEAMAYSLLKPCAFSS
- a CDS encoding carbamoyltransferase C-terminal domain-containing protein, which codes for MIVLGIHCGHDSSAAILRDGEILADAAEERFTRLKHCNHVPTQAMSYCLSAAGLKNINEVDYIAFPWKRTPKDLRVVLGIDKSSPLRHMVMDFLGFGIPSECLQVPLYFPDFRLWNEGKLINVEHHLAHAASAYFTRPANTKCLIFTVDGAGDEVSTAVWLGEGNRIMPLEQLYREASIGWAYSIVTEALHWWHGDGEGKTMGLAPYGDRSRCAGALDWLFPQFRGTSLIRPTRLGPAYYWVENGSTQFHFDEAYEVERLAAGFGRENIAAEAQYKLEDCLKQYIFGWAEKEQCRRLAFSGGVFLNVKLNQRIWNERADLIEEQHIFPNCGDSGLALGAALYVYYQYREFQGTSFDRLSFGPEFSNQEIEQLLKERKLNYTFVKDPGQVAASLLAENKIIGWFQGRMESGPRALGNRSILMSPLKAENKDIINQRVKFRESFRPFCPSLLWEKAGEYLQDFRDEYFMITSFDVKPEKRDRIPAVVHVDGTVRPQMVRKEANPLYWELIHEFGKLTGEYILLNTSFNIKGEPIINHPREAIRCFFDTGLDALFLGNFVLEK